The Flavobacterium psychrophilum genome includes a region encoding these proteins:
- a CDS encoding hydrolase Nlp/P60, protein MFGICNLAIVPLRLEPSDRSEMTTQVLFGEHFKILEQTEKWSRIELAFDGYNGWIDNKQFRLISESDYHTLSNSPAVLNGDLIEYLTTPDNQLLSVPIGSSLTFLDHPSINTDKFIFEGLKTSGITSKQDLIQTAFMYLNSPYLWGGKTPFGIDCSGFTQMVYKLNGYSLLRDASQQATQGEALSFIEESEPGDLAFFDNEEGRIIHVGIIMEDNHIIHGHGKVRVDRLDHLGIYNIDTKRHSHKLRVIKKII, encoded by the coding sequence CGGTATTTGTAACCTTGCCATTGTGCCCCTACGTTTAGAACCAAGCGACAGAAGCGAAATGACAACGCAGGTGTTGTTTGGGGAACATTTTAAAATATTGGAGCAAACCGAAAAATGGTCGCGCATCGAACTGGCTTTTGACGGTTATAATGGCTGGATAGACAATAAGCAATTCCGACTTATTAGTGAATCTGATTATCATACATTAAGCAACAGCCCCGCTGTACTTAATGGCGACCTTATTGAATACCTTACTACTCCCGATAATCAACTGTTATCGGTACCCATTGGTTCATCACTTACTTTTTTAGATCACCCGTCTATTAATACCGATAAGTTTATTTTCGAAGGACTTAAAACATCGGGCATTACCAGCAAGCAGGATTTAATTCAAACGGCTTTCATGTATCTTAATTCACCTTATTTATGGGGTGGTAAGACGCCATTTGGCATAGATTGTTCCGGTTTTACACAAATGGTATATAAACTCAACGGTTATTCGCTTTTAAGAGATGCTTCACAACAGGCTACGCAAGGCGAAGCGCTTAGTTTTATTGAAGAAAGCGAACCCGGCGACCTTGCTTTTTTCGACAATGAAGAAGGACGTATCATCCATGTTGGTATCATTATGGAAGACAATCATATTATCCACGGACATGGTAAAGTACGCGTAGACCGCCTGGATCACTTAGGTATTTACAATATCGATACCAAAAGACACTCGCACAAATTACGTGTGATCAAGAAAATCATATAA
- a CDS encoding glycosyl hydrolase family 5: MKNKLKLIVAFISTAILASCSSYNSGYSNTDKNYKGAIPTTKGQQIIDANGQPMILKGTNLGNWLVPEGYMFKTEKVASPRQIDQLLNEMIGPDNTIAFWHKFLDNYITHDDIKYLKRTGSNHIRLPFHYKMFTNDLYMGKRNAGFEYFDRVIEWCRQENIYVLLDMHCAPGGQTGDNIDDSYGYPWLYYSVTSQDEMSAIWTSIAQRYKDDPIILGYDVFNEPFAHYFTKEIPDYNHRLFMIYERMVKDIRNVDKKHTIYLNGSVWAGDFGVFERILDDNIVYEFHKYWFDINQESVQKYVDFRDKHNVPIYIGETGENTDEWVMEFRKLLDKNQINWAFWPYKKMDNTKGIINFKQPEDYPLITKYAESDRSSFGKIRENMPDRLKVQKALDQFLENSLYKNNFQNKGYIEGLGFSVE; this comes from the coding sequence ATGAAAAACAAACTGAAACTAATTGTCGCATTTATCTCTACCGCTATACTGGCATCTTGCAGTTCTTATAACTCAGGATACTCTAACACCGATAAAAACTATAAAGGAGCTATTCCTACCACTAAGGGACAACAGATTATTGATGCCAATGGGCAACCAATGATCTTAAAAGGCACTAATCTTGGTAACTGGTTGGTTCCAGAAGGTTATATGTTTAAGACTGAAAAAGTAGCTTCGCCAAGGCAAATTGACCAGCTATTAAACGAGATGATTGGTCCTGATAATACAATTGCATTCTGGCACAAATTCCTTGACAATTATATTACACATGACGATATTAAATATCTAAAGCGAACAGGATCTAACCATATACGCCTGCCGTTTCATTATAAGATGTTTACTAACGATCTTTATATGGGCAAACGCAATGCGGGTTTCGAATACTTTGACCGTGTAATAGAATGGTGCCGTCAGGAAAATATATATGTGTTGCTTGATATGCATTGTGCGCCGGGAGGCCAGACAGGTGATAATATTGACGACAGTTATGGTTACCCCTGGCTTTACTACAGCGTCACCTCGCAGGATGAAATGAGTGCTATCTGGACATCCATTGCCCAACGTTATAAAGATGACCCTATCATTCTTGGCTATGATGTTTTTAACGAGCCTTTCGCGCATTATTTTACAAAAGAGATACCTGATTATAACCACAGGCTATTTATGATCTATGAGCGTATGGTTAAAGACATTCGCAATGTCGACAAAAAACATACTATCTACCTTAACGGATCGGTTTGGGCGGGAGACTTTGGTGTGTTCGAGCGTATCCTGGATGATAATATTGTTTATGAGTTTCACAAGTACTGGTTTGATATTAATCAGGAATCGGTTCAGAAATATGTCGACTTCCGTGACAAACATAATGTCCCCATTTATATTGGTGAAACCGGAGAGAATACAGATGAGTGGGTAATGGAATTCCGAAAACTGCTGGATAAGAATCAGATCAACTGGGCTTTTTGGCCGTATAAGAAAATGGATAACACCAAAGGCATCATAAACTTTAAGCAACCGGAAGATTACCCACTTATTACTAAATACGCTGAAAGCGACCGCAGCTCTTTCGGGAAGATAAGAGAAAATATGCCTGACAGGTTGAAGGTACAAAAAGCATTAGACCAGTTTTTAGAAAACTCATTGTACAAAAACAATTTTCAGAACAAAGGATATATAGAGGGATTAGGGTTTAGTGTTGAATAA
- a CDS encoding molecular chaperone DnaK (heat shock protein 70; assists in folding of nascent polypeptide chains; refolding of misfolded proteins; utilizes ATPase activity to help fold; co-chaperones are DnaJ and GrpE; multiple copies in some bacteria) yields the protein MSKIIGIDLGTTNSCVAVMEGNEPVVIPNAEGKRTTPSVIAFVEGGEIKVGDPAKRQAVTNPTKTIASVKRFMGNKFTESSKEASNVPYSVVKGDNDTPRVDIDGRLYTPQELSAMTLQKMKKTAEDYLGQTVTEAVITVPAYFNDAQRQATKEAGEIAGLKVRRIINEPTAAALAYGLDKKGIDQKIAVYDLGGGTFDISILELGDGVFEVLSTNGDTHLGGDDFDQVIIDWLANEFNSEEGVDLRKDPMALQRLKEAAEKAKIELSASTQTEINLPYVTATASGPKHLVKSLTRAKFEQLADTLVQRSMQPVAKALKDAGLSTSDIDEVILVGGSTRIPRIQEEVEKFFGKKPSKGVNPDEVVAIGAAIQGGVLSGDVKDVLLLDVTPLSLGIETMGGVLTKLIEANTTIPTKKSQVFSTASDNQPSVEIHVLQGERPMATDNKTIGRFHLDGIPPAQRGVPQVEVTFDIDANGIIKVSATDKGTGKSHDIRIEASSGLTQEEIERMRKEAEANADADKITRERVEKLNEADAMIFQTEKQLSEFGDKLSDGNKDAIGMALTQLKMAYEAKDVDTIQPALDKINEAWKNASEEMYKQGDAGAAQGQPEAGQQAEGDNVQDVDFEEVK from the coding sequence ATGAGTAAGATAATCGGAATTGACTTAGGAACAACCAACTCGTGTGTTGCCGTAATGGAAGGTAACGAACCGGTAGTTATTCCTAATGCTGAAGGAAAAAGAACAACCCCGTCAGTAATTGCATTTGTTGAAGGCGGAGAGATCAAAGTTGGAGATCCTGCAAAAAGACAGGCAGTGACCAATCCCACAAAAACTATTGCTTCTGTAAAACGTTTCATGGGTAACAAATTCACTGAAAGTTCAAAAGAAGCAAGCAATGTGCCATACAGCGTTGTAAAAGGTGACAACGATACGCCACGTGTAGATATCGATGGTCGTCTTTACACTCCGCAAGAGTTGTCTGCTATGACACTTCAAAAAATGAAAAAAACAGCTGAAGACTATCTTGGGCAAACTGTAACTGAAGCGGTTATTACCGTTCCTGCTTACTTTAACGATGCTCAGCGTCAGGCTACTAAAGAGGCTGGTGAAATTGCAGGTCTTAAAGTTAGAAGGATCATCAACGAGCCTACTGCTGCTGCACTTGCTTACGGTCTTGATAAAAAAGGTATCGACCAGAAAATCGCTGTTTATGACCTTGGTGGTGGTACTTTTGATATCTCTATCCTTGAACTAGGTGACGGTGTATTTGAAGTTCTTTCTACAAATGGTGATACTCACCTTGGTGGTGATGACTTTGACCAGGTAATTATTGACTGGTTAGCAAACGAATTCAACAGTGAAGAAGGTGTAGACTTACGTAAAGACCCAATGGCACTTCAGCGTCTTAAAGAAGCTGCTGAAAAAGCTAAAATTGAGCTTTCTGCTTCTACACAAACAGAAATAAACCTACCATACGTTACAGCTACTGCTTCTGGACCAAAACACTTAGTTAAGTCTCTTACAAGAGCTAAATTTGAGCAATTGGCAGATACTTTAGTACAGCGTTCTATGCAACCGGTAGCTAAAGCTTTAAAAGATGCAGGTCTTTCTACATCTGATATTGATGAGGTTATCCTTGTAGGTGGTTCTACACGTATACCACGTATCCAGGAAGAAGTAGAAAAATTCTTTGGCAAAAAACCATCTAAAGGTGTTAACCCGGATGAGGTTGTTGCAATTGGAGCTGCTATTCAGGGTGGTGTACTTTCAGGAGATGTTAAAGATGTATTGCTTCTTGACGTTACTCCACTTTCTTTAGGTATCGAAACTATGGGTGGTGTATTAACTAAACTTATTGAAGCTAATACAACTATCCCTACTAAAAAATCGCAGGTATTCTCTACAGCATCTGATAACCAGCCTTCTGTTGAGATCCACGTTTTACAAGGTGAGAGACCAATGGCTACAGATAATAAAACTATCGGTCGTTTCCACTTAGATGGTATTCCACCAGCACAAAGAGGAGTTCCTCAGGTTGAAGTTACTTTTGATATTGATGCTAACGGTATCATCAAAGTATCTGCTACAGATAAAGGAACAGGTAAATCTCACGATATCCGTATCGAAGCTTCTTCAGGATTAACTCAGGAAGAAATCGAAAGAATGCGTAAAGAAGCTGAAGCTAATGCTGATGCTGACAAAATTACAAGAGAGCGTGTTGAAAAATTAAACGAAGCTGATGCTATGATCTTTCAAACTGAAAAACAACTTTCAGAATTTGGAGATAAATTATCAGATGGTAATAAAGATGCAATCGGAATGGCACTTACGCAACTGAAAATGGCTTATGAAGCTAAAGATGTTGACACTATTCAACCGGCACTTGACAAAATCAACGAAGCATGGAAAAATGCTTCTGAAGAAATGTACAAGCAAGGTGATGCGGGTGCAGCTCAAGGCCAGCCAGAGGCAGGTCAGCAAGCTGAAGGTGACAACGTTCAGGATGTAGACTTCGAAGAAGTAAAATAA